From Jaculus jaculus isolate mJacJac1 chromosome 19, mJacJac1.mat.Y.cur, whole genome shotgun sequence, a single genomic window includes:
- the Hjv gene encoding hemojuvelin, with product MGDPGQPPGPRSSHGRLPTLSTLILLLLLCGHAHSQCKILRCNAEYVSSTLGLRSAGSPGAHRGGGGGGGGAGGGAAASGALCRALRSYALCTRRTARTCRGDLAFHSAVHGIEDLMIQHNCSRQGPTAPPPPRGPGLPGSASDPAQPAADPCDFEKRFARLHGRRPGFLHCAAFGDPHVRSFHHHFHTCRVQGAWPLLDNDFLFVQATSSPVASEATNATTTRKLTIIFKNMQECIDQRVYQAEVDNLPAAFEDGSVNGGDRPGGSSLSIQTAHPGSHVEIRAAYIGTTIIIRQTAGQLSFSIKVAEDVARAFSAEQDLQLCVGGCPPSQRLSRSERNRRGAMTVDTARQLCKEGLPVEDAYFQSCVFDVSISGDPNFTVAARAALEDARAFLPDLEKLHLFPPDAGCALCAPTSVAALLSGLLVLWLCIIQ from the exons ATGGGGGATCCAGGGCAGCCCCCTGGCCCCCGGTCCTCCCACGGCAGACTCCCAACTCTAAGCAcactcattctcctgctgcttctGTGTGGACATG CTCACTCTCAATGCAAGATCCTCCGTTGCAACGCCGAGTACGTGTCATCCACCCTGGGCCTAAGAAGTGCGGGATCCCCAGGGGCGcaccgaggaggaggaggaggaggaggaggagccgggGGAGGCGCGGCGGCCTCGGGCGCCCTCTGCCGAGCCCTCCGCTCCTACGCGCTCTGCACGCGGCGCACGGCGCGCACCTGCCGCGGGGACCTGGCCTTCCACTCCGCCGTGCACGGCATCGAGGACCTGATGATCCAGCACAACTGCTCGCGCCAGGGCCCcacggccccgcccccgccccggggCCCCGGCCTGCCCGGCTCCGCCTCCGACCCGGCGCAGCCCGCCGCCGACCCCTGCGACTTCGAGAAGCGCTTCGCGCGGCTGCACGGGCGGCGCCCGGGCTTCCTGCACTGCGCCGCCTTCGGGGACCCGCACGTGCGCAGcttccaccaccacttccacaCGTGCCGCGTCCAGGGAGCGTGGCCCCTGCTGGACAACGACTTCCTCTTCGTCCAGGCCACCAGCTCCCCCGTGGCATCGGAGGCCACCAACGCCACCACCACGCGGAAG CTCACCATCATATTTAAGAACATGCAGGAATGCATTGATCAGCGGGTCTACCAGGCCGAGGTGGACAATCTTCCCGCGGCCTTCGAAGACGGTTCTGTCAACGGAGGGGACCGACCCGGGGGCTCGAGTTTATCCATTCAGACTGCCCACCCGGGGAGCCATGTGGAGATCCGGGCCGCCTACATTGGCACGACGATCATCATCCGGCAGACGGCGGGGCAGCTGTCCTTCTCCATCAAGGTGGCGGAGGACGTGGCGAGGGCCTTTTCGGCCGAGCAGGACTTGCAGCTGTGCGTCGGCGGATGCCCCCCGAGCCAGCGCCTCTCGCGCTCCGAGCGCAACCGCCGGGGGGCCATGACGGTGGACACCGCCAGGCAGCTGTGCAAAGAAGGGCTGCCGGTGGAAGACGCCTACTTCCAGTCCTGCGTCTTTGATGTTTCCATCTCCGGTGACCCCAACTTCACCGTGGCCGCGCGGGCGGCTCTGGAGGACGCTCGGGCCTTCCTGCCGGACTTGGAGAAGTTGCATCTCTTCCCGCCAGATGCAGGGTGCGCGCTGTGCGCACCGACCTCTGTAGCCGCGCTTCTTTCTGGCCTTTTGGTTCTGTGGCTCTGCATCATTCAGTAG